Proteins encoded together in one Lachnospiraceae bacterium JLR.KK008 window:
- a CDS encoding cation transporter, which yields MKKTYKIEVDCANCANLMEDAARKTAGVQSATVNFMTQKMIVEFDEGQEPKDVMKNVLDACKKVEPDCEIFL from the coding sequence GTAGACTGTGCCAACTGCGCAAATTTGATGGAGGATGCGGCTCGCAAGACTGCTGGTGTGCAGAGCGCAACAGTTAATTTCATGACACAGAAGATGATCGTGGAATTTGACGAGGGGCAGGAGCCGAAAGATGTTATGAAGAACGTGCTGGATGCTTGTAAAAAAGTGGAGCCGGACTGCGAGATTTTCCTGTAA
- a CDS encoding heavy metal translocating P-type ATPase: MTKKQRVMMIRILLSAGILLALQFISAEMFDTADSYLFPSAGRWIRFACYLINYFIIGYDILRKAIKGIKNRQVFDESFLMAVATIGAMALAIYENGEYLEAIAVMLFYQIGEWFQGYAVGKSRRNISNLMDIRPDYANVERNGKLEQIDPDEVGIGSVIVVQPGEKVPIDGIIVEGASSLNTSALTGESLPREAKVGDEVISGCISMTGVLKIQTTKEFGESTVSKILDLVENASSRKSKSEDFISKFAKIYTPAVCYAALALAFLPPAVRMLFMGLSADWGVWIYRALTFLVISCPCALVISIPLSFFAGIGGASKEGVLVKGSNYLEILSQTKYVVFDKTGTMTKGVFEVNGIHHSTIGNEKLLEYAAFAESASSHPISKSLQRAYGREIDRTRVSDIQEISGNGVTAKVDGMEVAAGNDKLMKHLNIPYQDCHQTGTIIHMAINGKYAGHIVISDIIKPHSKAAIAELKKAGVERSVMLTGDVKKVANQVAASLGIDEVYSELLPADKVEKVEELLRVKPGKAKLAFVGDGINDAPVLSRADIGIAMGAMGSDAAIEAADIVLMDDDPVKIAKAIKISRKCLRIVYQNISMALVVKFACLALGAVGIANMYLAIFADVGVMILAVLNAIRCLFVKKL; this comes from the coding sequence ATGACAAAAAAGCAAAGGGTTATGATGATTCGGATTTTACTCAGTGCCGGAATCTTGCTGGCACTCCAGTTTATTTCCGCAGAGATGTTTGATACGGCTGACAGTTATTTATTTCCGTCCGCAGGAAGGTGGATTCGTTTTGCGTGTTATCTGATAAATTATTTTATCATCGGATATGACATTTTACGGAAAGCTATAAAGGGTATTAAAAACCGTCAGGTATTTGATGAGAGTTTTCTGATGGCTGTGGCTACGATTGGGGCAATGGCACTGGCTATTTATGAAAATGGAGAATATCTGGAAGCCATTGCCGTTATGCTGTTTTACCAGATCGGGGAATGGTTTCAGGGATATGCGGTTGGTAAGAGCCGCCGGAATATCAGCAACCTGATGGATATTCGTCCTGATTATGCAAATGTTGAGAGAAATGGAAAATTAGAGCAGATTGATCCGGATGAAGTAGGGATTGGCAGCGTGATTGTTGTTCAGCCGGGAGAGAAAGTGCCGATTGACGGGATTATCGTTGAGGGTGCTTCCAGTCTGAATACCAGTGCATTGACCGGGGAAAGTCTACCGAGGGAGGCAAAAGTAGGTGATGAAGTAATCAGCGGCTGTATCAGTATGACAGGAGTATTGAAGATACAGACAACAAAAGAGTTTGGAGAATCTACGGTTTCTAAGATTTTGGATTTGGTGGAAAATGCAAGTTCCCGCAAATCGAAATCAGAGGATTTTATCTCGAAGTTTGCAAAAATCTATACTCCGGCTGTCTGCTATGCAGCATTGGCGCTGGCATTCCTTCCTCCTGCTGTCCGTATGCTTTTTATGGGGCTGTCTGCCGATTGGGGAGTCTGGATTTACCGGGCATTGACATTCCTTGTTATCAGTTGCCCTTGTGCCTTAGTGATTAGTATTCCTTTAAGTTTCTTTGCAGGTATCGGAGGGGCAAGCAAGGAAGGTGTTTTGGTAAAAGGCTCCAATTATCTGGAAATCCTCTCCCAGACAAAATATGTTGTTTTTGACAAAACCGGAACGATGACAAAGGGTGTCTTTGAAGTAAATGGGATTCATCATTCTACCATAGGGAATGAAAAATTGTTAGAGTATGCTGCTTTTGCAGAAAGCGCATCTTCCCACCCGATCAGTAAGAGTTTACAGCGGGCATATGGGAGAGAAATTGACAGGACTCGTGTATCGGATATACAGGAAATCAGCGGAAACGGTGTGACTGCAAAAGTAGACGGCATGGAGGTTGCAGCCGGGAACGATAAACTGATGAAGCATTTGAATATTCCTTATCAGGACTGTCACCAGACCGGAACAATTATCCACATGGCAATTAATGGGAAATATGCAGGTCATATCGTAATCTCCGATATTATAAAACCTCATTCTAAGGCGGCGATTGCGGAATTGAAGAAAGCGGGAGTAGAAAGATCAGTCATGCTGACCGGGGATGTAAAGAAAGTGGCAAATCAGGTTGCTGCATCACTTGGGATTGATGAAGTTTACAGCGAACTTTTGCCAGCAGATAAGGTTGAAAAAGTAGAAGAACTTCTGCGGGTGAAGCCTGGCAAGGCAAAGCTGGCATTTGTGGGTGACGGTATCAATGACGCCCCTGTGCTTTCCAGAGCGGATATTGGTATCGCTATGGGGGCGATGGGTTCCGATGCGGCAATCGAAGCAGCGGATATTGTTCTGATGGATGACGATCCGGTTAAGATTGCAAAAGCAATCAAGATTTCAAGGAAATGTCTGCGGATTGTTTACCAGAATATTTCGATGGCGCTTGTTGTGAAATTTGCCTGTCTTGCATTAGGAGCTGTGGGCATTGCGAATATGTATCTGGCGATTTTTGCGGATGTAGGTGTTATGATTCTTGCTGTGCTGAACGCAATCCGTTGTCTGTTTGTGAAAAAACTGTAA